In the Campylobacter showae genome, one interval contains:
- a CDS encoding DUF411 domain-containing protein produces MKKTILGFALFTALTSAALGGETIEVYKSPDCGCCGKWGEIMKKSGFEIVEHKTNAIIETKNKYGVPLELSSCHTGIVGGYAIEGHVPAEEIKALLAAKPADVVGISVPGMPLGSPGMEQGGIVEDYDVIAFKKDGTSEIFASYKNGKKVK; encoded by the coding sequence ATGAAAAAGACTATTTTGGGATTTGCGCTATTTACGGCGCTTACGTCGGCGGCCCTGGGAGGCGAGACGATCGAAGTTTATAAAAGCCCGGACTGCGGTTGTTGCGGAAAGTGGGGCGAGATAATGAAAAAAAGCGGCTTTGAGATCGTAGAGCACAAAACAAACGCGATAATCGAAACGAAAAACAAATACGGCGTTCCGCTGGAGCTATCTAGCTGTCACACCGGTATAGTCGGAGGTTACGCTATCGAGGGGCACGTGCCGGCTGAAGAGATAAAGGCGCTTTTAGCTGCCAAACCGGCTGACGTCGTGGGTATCTCGGTACCCGGCATGCCGCTGGGAAGCCCCGGCATGGAGCAGGGCGGCATCGTCGAGGATTACGATGTGATTGCGTTTAAAAAGGACGGCACGAGCGAAATTTTCGCAAGCTATAAAAACGGCAAGAAGGTAAAATAA
- a CDS encoding hemolysin family protein, with the protein MHPSSADSLFMIALAFFFVFLNAFFVLSEFSIVKVRKTRLEELVKDKVPNAKTALDMSNNLDTYLSATQLGITLSSLALGWIGEPAVARLIEEPLKTYLNLNDILVHTVAFAIAFTLITLMHVVLGELVPKSVAIAKSEKAVLAIARPLHIFWVVFSPLIKTFDFLAGVSLKILGIKPAKESELAHSEEEIKIIVGESLKGGVLDSFETEIIKNAVDFSDTVAKEIMTPRRDMVCINKQKSYEENIKVIFDSKYTRYPYIDGSKDAILGMIHIRDILQIDLGNKKREFDSIVRKFVIVPENLSISKILVMMNKQQISAALVVDEYGGTAGLLTMEDIMEEILGDFNDEHDDADPHYKKINENIYEFQGRFDLESVEELMGISFADETEELTIGGYVFNLIGRLPVVGDKIEDENCYYEVRKMDGASISSVKVRRKVEEKEDED; encoded by the coding sequence TTGCACCCCAGTAGCGCCGACTCGCTTTTTATGATCGCTCTCGCGTTTTTCTTCGTATTTCTAAACGCTTTTTTCGTCTTATCAGAATTTTCCATCGTCAAAGTCCGCAAGACTCGCCTAGAAGAGCTTGTTAAGGACAAAGTCCCAAACGCAAAAACCGCGCTTGATATGTCAAACAACCTCGACACGTACCTCTCCGCCACGCAGCTAGGCATCACGCTAAGCTCATTGGCTCTTGGCTGGATCGGCGAGCCTGCGGTCGCTAGGCTGATAGAAGAACCGCTAAAAACATACCTTAATCTAAACGATATTTTAGTCCACACCGTTGCGTTTGCGATCGCGTTTACGCTGATCACGCTCATGCACGTGGTGCTAGGCGAGTTAGTGCCAAAGTCCGTCGCCATCGCAAAATCCGAAAAAGCAGTCCTAGCCATCGCGCGTCCGCTACATATATTTTGGGTGGTTTTCTCGCCGCTTATCAAGACTTTTGATTTCTTAGCCGGCGTTTCGCTTAAAATTTTAGGCATCAAGCCAGCCAAAGAGAGCGAGCTAGCCCACTCGGAAGAAGAGATAAAAATCATCGTGGGCGAGAGCCTAAAAGGCGGCGTTTTAGATAGCTTTGAGACCGAGATCATCAAAAATGCGGTCGATTTCTCCGACACGGTCGCCAAAGAGATCATGACTCCGCGCCGCGATATGGTCTGCATAAACAAGCAAAAAAGCTACGAAGAAAACATCAAAGTGATCTTTGACTCCAAATACACGCGCTACCCCTACATCGACGGCAGCAAGGACGCGATACTAGGCATGATCCATATCAGAGATATCTTGCAAATCGATCTGGGTAACAAAAAGCGCGAATTTGACAGCATCGTGCGCAAATTCGTCATCGTGCCCGAAAACCTCTCGATATCTAAAATCCTCGTGATGATGAACAAGCAGCAAATCTCCGCCGCTCTCGTTGTAGACGAATACGGCGGCACGGCGGGGCTTCTTACGATGGAAGACATAATGGAAGAGATCCTAGGCGACTTTAACGACGAGCACGACGACGCCGACCCGCACTACAAAAAGATCAACGAAAATATATACGAGTTTCAGGGGCGCTTTGACCTTGAGAGCGTCGAAGAGCTGATGGGGATAAGCTTCGCTGATGAGACCGAGGAGCTAACGATCGGCGGATACGTCTTTAATCTCATCGGTCGCTTGCCTGTCGTAGGCGACAAGATCGAGGACGAAAACTGCTACTACGAGGTTCGCAAGATGGACGGCGCTAGCATCTCTAGCGTCAAAGTGCGCAGAAAAGTCGAAGAAAAAGAGGACGAGGACTAA
- a CDS encoding fumarate hydratase, whose translation MRVVQAELISKTVSELCKQACYVVTPDMRAAFEKARENESSPIGKDILGKVLQNADLAEKRIAPICQDTGMAVVFVDLGQDVHIEGGFLEDAINEGVKDGYVGGYLRKSVVNDPIFERKNTTNNTPAVINVRVVRGDKIHIKVAPKGFGSENKSALKMLVPADGLEGVKKVFLDAVKLAGPNACPPMVIGVGIGGTMDKAALMAKYAAARDADSKNPDPRYAKLEEELLELACKTGVGPQGLGGDTTAVKVNIEWYPTHIAGLPVAININCHAARHAEAEI comes from the coding sequence ATGAGAGTAGTTCAAGCGGAATTAATCTCCAAAACCGTCAGCGAGCTTTGTAAGCAGGCCTGTTACGTCGTAACGCCCGATATGAGAGCGGCTTTTGAAAAAGCTAGAGAAAACGAGAGCTCGCCGATAGGCAAGGACATCCTAGGCAAGGTGCTCCAAAACGCCGATCTAGCCGAGAAGCGCATCGCACCAATCTGCCAAGACACGGGCATGGCGGTCGTGTTCGTCGATCTCGGACAGGACGTGCATATCGAGGGTGGATTTTTAGAAGACGCGATCAATGAGGGCGTAAAAGACGGCTACGTGGGCGGCTACCTGCGCAAATCAGTCGTAAACGATCCGATCTTTGAGCGCAAAAATACGACGAACAACACCCCTGCCGTCATAAACGTAAGGGTAGTAAGAGGCGATAAAATCCATATAAAAGTGGCTCCAAAGGGCTTTGGTAGCGAGAACAAATCAGCTCTAAAGATGCTAGTGCCTGCAGACGGCCTAGAGGGTGTGAAAAAGGTATTTCTAGACGCCGTTAAGCTAGCGGGTCCAAACGCCTGTCCTCCGATGGTGATCGGCGTAGGCATAGGCGGCACGATGGATAAGGCCGCACTAATGGCAAAATACGCCGCCGCTCGCGACGCAGACAGCAAAAACCCTGATCCGCGATATGCTAAACTAGAAGAGGAGCTGCTAGAGCTCGCCTGTAAAACGGGCGTCGGACCGCAAGGTCTAGGCGGCGACACGACCGCGGTAAAAGTAAACATCGAGTGGTATCCGACCCACATCGCGGGCCTACCGGTCGCTATCAACATCAACTGCCATGCTGCTCGCCACGCCGAAGCTGAAATTTAA
- a CDS encoding Fe-S-containing hydro-lyase produces the protein MSEVKKITAPFDKEVVKSLKAGDNVLISGTIIAARDAAHKALTETLARGEALPVNLAGETIYYLGPSPAKPGDVIGAAGPTTSGRMDKYTPTMINEVGINGMIGKGYRSDAVVEAMKKSGCVYMVAIGGAGALISQSIKKYEVLAYPELGPEAVARLTVEDFPAIVAIDSEGNNFYEVGQAPYKKI, from the coding sequence ATGTCAGAAGTAAAAAAAATAACCGCGCCGTTTGACAAAGAGGTCGTAAAAAGCCTAAAAGCCGGCGATAACGTACTAATAAGCGGCACCATCATCGCGGCTCGCGACGCCGCGCACAAGGCGCTAACCGAGACTTTGGCTCGCGGCGAGGCCTTGCCCGTAAATTTGGCCGGCGAGACGATCTACTACCTGGGACCAAGCCCCGCAAAACCGGGCGACGTCATAGGCGCTGCGGGACCGACTACTAGCGGACGCATGGACAAATACACTCCGACGATGATAAACGAAGTAGGCATCAACGGCATGATCGGCAAAGGATATCGTAGCGACGCCGTCGTCGAAGCGATGAAAAAATCGGGCTGCGTCTATATGGTCGCTATCGGGGGTGCGGGCGCGCTAATCAGCCAAAGTATCAAAAAGTACGAAGTGCTAGCCTATCCAGAGCTAGGCCCAGAGGCGGTCGCGAGACTTACGGTCGAGGATTTCCCGGCTATCGTAGCGATCGATAGCGAGGGCAATAACTTCTACGAAGTCGGACAGGCTCCGTATAAAAAAATATAA
- a CDS encoding TRAP transporter substrate-binding protein has protein sequence MKLFSALALCAAMAFSAQAAEKYKIKLASTYESNVPVLGDAPKKFKELVEKMSDGRIEVRVDYPSKHKAAFALLDMVKSAQYDAAFTASYFYKGKDAKLMLFTTVPFGMNKAEQDAWYAYGGGKELAQKVFNEYGIVTFHGGNFGMQMGGWFKKEIKSTDDLKGLKLRMTGLGGEIMAKLGVNINTIPIGELYMAMEMNTIDAVEWVCPAIDINFGFQKVAKFYYTGWQEPASENEFYINKKLWDKLPADLQAIVETATKAVAADVYESAVYQNSLVLDKIKSEHPDVKIASFPPEVIAALRKATDEILDELSAKDATFKEILDSQKAFMKKARAWTQISENSYINSTTE, from the coding sequence ATGAAACTATTTTCAGCGCTCGCTCTGTGCGCTGCGATGGCGTTTAGCGCGCAGGCTGCGGAAAAATACAAGATCAAGCTCGCCTCCACCTACGAGAGCAACGTGCCCGTACTAGGCGACGCTCCAAAGAAATTTAAAGAGCTCGTAGAAAAGATGAGCGACGGCCGTATCGAGGTTCGCGTCGATTATCCGTCTAAGCACAAGGCAGCATTCGCGCTGCTTGATATGGTCAAAAGCGCCCAGTACGACGCGGCTTTCACCGCGAGCTACTTTTATAAGGGCAAGGACGCCAAGCTCATGCTCTTTACGACCGTGCCTTTTGGTATGAACAAGGCCGAGCAGGACGCATGGTACGCGTACGGCGGGGGCAAGGAGCTAGCGCAAAAGGTCTTTAACGAATACGGCATAGTGACATTTCACGGCGGAAATTTCGGCATGCAGATGGGCGGCTGGTTTAAAAAAGAGATCAAGAGCACGGACGATCTAAAGGGACTAAAACTACGCATGACAGGGCTTGGCGGCGAGATAATGGCAAAGCTAGGCGTAAACATCAACACAATCCCGATCGGCGAGCTATACATGGCGATGGAGATGAACACGATCGACGCTGTCGAGTGGGTCTGCCCTGCGATCGATATAAATTTCGGCTTTCAAAAGGTGGCTAAATTTTACTACACCGGCTGGCAGGAGCCCGCGAGCGAAAATGAATTTTACATCAACAAAAAGCTCTGGGACAAGCTACCGGCCGACCTCCAAGCTATCGTAGAGACTGCAACCAAGGCCGTAGCGGCCGATGTTTATGAGTCGGCGGTCTATCAAAACTCGCTAGTCCTTGATAAAATCAAAAGCGAGCATCCGGACGTGAAAATCGCCTCGTTTCCGCCCGAGGTCATCGCCGCGCTGCGCAAAGCCACGGATGAGATCCTAGACGAACTTTCGGCAAAGGACGCGACGTTTAAGGAGATTTTGGACTCGCAAAAGGCCTTTATGAAAAAGGCTAGAGCCTGGACGCAGATCTCCGAAAACAGCTACATAAACAGCACTACGGAGTGA
- a CDS encoding cysteine permease: MKITLAPNEFLDDYVLGCEFARNAEISGNAYLFWSGTICAKFENSRIVFLHKKCIPARFREAAARCSDLAGLVLTSAFCSFTTLAPSHLVAKNGSKLYPLFDLREICGIKFINLKKFYDDFRLDYDYRIYIEKCSFFSPAPLEKRIKLTETMCLGYY, from the coding sequence ATGAAAATAACCCTTGCGCCAAACGAGTTTTTAGACGATTACGTCCTAGGGTGCGAATTTGCGCGAAATGCTGAAATTTCGGGCAATGCGTATCTGTTTTGGAGTGGCACGATCTGCGCTAAATTTGAAAACTCGCGCATCGTTTTTCTGCATAAAAAATGCATTCCCGCGCGATTTCGCGAGGCGGCCGCACGCTGCAGCGACCTAGCCGGACTCGTGCTCACGTCGGCGTTTTGCTCGTTTACGACGCTAGCGCCCTCGCACCTCGTCGCTAAAAACGGTTCCAAACTCTACCCGCTTTTTGATCTACGCGAAATTTGCGGGATAAAATTTATAAATTTAAAGAAATTTTACGACGACTTCAGACTTGATTACGACTACAGAATTTACATTGAAAAGTGCTCATTTTTCTCGCCTGCACCGCTTGAAAAGCGCATAAAGCTAACCGAGACGATGTGCCTTGGGTATTATTAA
- a CDS encoding RidA family protein, whose amino-acid sequence MKKVISTKDAPQAIGPYSQAIEANGFLFISGQLGVTPDGKFAGEDVRTQAEQSMLNLKAILAQAGLGFENAVKTTIFLADIEDFAAVNEIYAKFFSEPYPARSTIAVKTLPKGGLVEIELIAATK is encoded by the coding sequence ATGAAAAAGGTTATCTCTACAAAAGACGCTCCACAAGCGATCGGACCGTATTCGCAGGCGATCGAGGCAAACGGATTTCTGTTTATTTCAGGACAGCTGGGCGTTACGCCTGACGGCAAATTTGCCGGCGAGGACGTGAGAACTCAGGCGGAGCAGTCAATGCTAAATTTAAAGGCGATTTTGGCGCAGGCGGGGCTTGGCTTTGAAAACGCGGTAAAAACGACGATTTTTCTAGCAGACATCGAGGACTTTGCGGCCGTAAATGAAATCTACGCTAAATTTTTTAGCGAGCCGTATCCAGCTAGAAGTACGATCGCCGTTAAAACGCTGCCAAAAGGCGGTTTGGTCGAGATCGAGCTCATCGCAGCGACGAAGTAA
- a CDS encoding DUF945 family protein, which yields MKKVIFTLAVVLIAVLGVAFYGSTKAKESYDRGVARLTSETLKLGFFNIKANAVENDYDKGLFSSRAVLKLELTDGRDPVKFEAKTTLKHGFAELFSGFKAHSDVKALTPEAALYLKKIFGTDEFLSVDALIKFDKTRDVTLNLADIKTNEDDSSFVISKPFAKAQIKENKIKSLEIGVGKIGGGDTDGTDKVDIENASALIELNDFKSFDDLISFINIQTAYENIAKIGLKTDKMSFNSARGYDFPKSVDITGMSFLTQIKQNADANLLDTLTDVSLGALDVDGKRAFTQLNLSLNEKNVNKEAMAMYVTGPKESALYKILMSKNYVMEIKNFSFKNPNGKELKFNAVADASGLGAESKALDDDADIQTALKAIKFDGEIKVQAASITEFLSTYKGLMADSDFNQMMDGIKPFEERVNSLFAKDGEYMSAKFKHDVGSDDLLVNDKISLKEFIMSLMAN from the coding sequence ATGAAAAAGGTTATATTTACGCTCGCGGTCGTTTTGATCGCGGTTTTGGGAGTCGCGTTTTACGGCTCGACTAAGGCCAAAGAGTCCTACGATAGGGGCGTGGCGAGGCTAACTAGTGAGACGCTCAAGCTTGGATTTTTTAATATAAAAGCAAACGCGGTAGAAAACGACTACGACAAAGGCTTGTTTAGTTCGCGCGCGGTGCTAAAACTCGAGCTCACCGACGGTAGAGATCCGGTCAAATTTGAAGCCAAAACGACGCTAAAGCACGGATTTGCCGAGCTATTTAGCGGCTTTAAAGCTCATAGCGACGTCAAAGCGCTAACGCCCGAAGCCGCGCTCTATCTAAAGAAAATTTTCGGTACGGACGAGTTTTTAAGCGTCGACGCGCTGATAAAATTTGATAAAACCCGCGACGTGACCTTAAATTTGGCCGATATCAAAACAAATGAAGATGACTCTAGCTTTGTAATCTCAAAGCCGTTTGCAAAGGCGCAAATCAAAGAAAATAAGATAAAATCCCTAGAAATCGGCGTCGGTAAAATCGGCGGCGGCGATACGGACGGCACGGATAAGGTCGATATAGAAAACGCCTCCGCGCTAATCGAGCTTAACGACTTTAAGAGCTTTGACGATCTCATCTCGTTTATAAACATACAAACCGCCTACGAAAACATAGCTAAAATCGGGCTAAAGACCGATAAAATGAGCTTTAACAGCGCTAGGGGCTATGATTTTCCAAAATCGGTCGACATTACCGGCATGTCGTTTTTGACGCAGATAAAGCAAAATGCAGACGCAAATCTCCTCGATACGCTTACCGACGTGAGTCTAGGCGCGCTTGACGTAGACGGCAAAAGGGCATTCACGCAGCTAAATTTGAGCCTAAACGAGAAAAACGTAAACAAAGAAGCGATGGCGATGTACGTCACTGGCCCGAAAGAGTCGGCTCTTTATAAAATTTTGATGAGCAAAAACTACGTGATGGAGATTAAAAATTTTAGCTTTAAAAACCCAAACGGCAAAGAGCTAAAATTTAATGCCGTAGCCGATGCGTCAGGTCTCGGCGCGGAAAGTAAAGCGCTAGATGACGACGCGGATATCCAAACGGCGCTAAAAGCGATCAAATTTGACGGCGAGATAAAGGTGCAAGCCGCGTCTATAACGGAGTTTTTGAGCACATATAAGGGGCTAATGGCCGATAGCGACTTTAACCAAATGATGGACGGCATCAAGCCTTTTGAAGAGCGCGTAAATTCGCTTTTTGCCAAAGACGGCGAGTATATGAGCGCGAAATTTAAACACGATGTCGGTAGCGACGATTTGCTCGTAAACGATAAAATTTCGCTCAAAGAATTTATAATGAGCCTAATGGCGAACTAA